In a genomic window of Novosphingobium sp. KA1:
- a CDS encoding glycoside hydrolase family 3 protein, translated as MSAFSLSQACALTAGEAMWSSCAVPEAGIPSFTMSDGPLGIASGKVDERDIALLSPCSTLLGATWDRDLSRRIGALVGSEAVSRGVDAVLAPNLNLARSPLAGRAFEYFSEDPVLTGVLGAEWVKGLQSTGTGSIAKHMVCNDSETARDEVDVRVDERTLREVYLLPFEYAASEGCAGLMAAYNRVNGAWCSEQAHVLTKVVKQDWGFDGLIMSDWFGTHSSEGTINAGLDLEMPGPARFMGEKLEAAVAMGAVDAARVEDAAARVASVARRITGNKSQPVSPDAAQALLVEAAAAGFTLLRNEGDMLPLAPGAVKRLAVIGPNAWAPCFQGGTFAKISISPDAPTPVEVLRETYGGCSEILFEPGVDPQPRLPSMRVVPALDIGDGSTRGMTLEYFGAPDCAGEVVSRETRDTNSLVWFVGVHDQADFATPGSVRASGRYKATRSGVHNLHLGSTGAARILVDGEEVMRAGGEIPAGDVMGVLKRGDSDVLALDLAEGQTITVTVEFSWIGGRVQGLWYGLRGPGSAEEMLQAAVDAARSADAVFLIVGETSDSSVESKDRADTLLPAEQLRLIDAVTAANPRTAVIVNVGHAFDCSWEHRTAALLSVWYPGEGFARALADVLSGAREPGGRLPVTFAASEDDYPAFRLKPAADGTLAYSEGTLLGYRGLVAKGKAARHPIGSGAGYACFAWSDARIEDNVVTLTVANVSDRDGSDVVQVYRDSPECALVGFTKVALAAGESRRVSVPLEPRALQRWGVEGWEYLAGPLGLRVARHSEEAGMALDAAALDLSREHG; from the coding sequence ATGAGCGCGTTTTCTCTTTCGCAGGCCTGCGCGCTTACGGCAGGCGAGGCGATGTGGTCCTCGTGTGCGGTGCCTGAGGCGGGCATTCCCTCCTTCACGATGTCCGACGGCCCGCTTGGGATCGCCAGCGGCAAGGTGGACGAACGCGATATTGCCCTGCTTAGCCCCTGCTCGACGCTGCTTGGAGCGACCTGGGATCGCGATCTGTCCCGCCGTATTGGCGCGCTGGTTGGCAGCGAGGCCGTTTCGCGCGGCGTGGATGCCGTGCTGGCGCCCAACCTCAATCTCGCTCGCAGCCCGCTGGCAGGGCGGGCCTTCGAGTACTTTTCGGAAGATCCGGTGTTGACCGGGGTGCTCGGCGCGGAATGGGTCAAGGGCCTGCAATCGACCGGCACCGGATCGATCGCCAAGCACATGGTCTGCAACGACAGCGAGACTGCGCGCGACGAGGTGGACGTTCGTGTCGACGAGCGGACCTTGCGCGAGGTGTACCTGCTGCCCTTTGAATATGCCGCAAGCGAGGGCTGTGCGGGGCTGATGGCGGCCTATAACCGTGTCAACGGGGCGTGGTGTTCGGAACAGGCCCATGTGCTGACGAAAGTGGTCAAGCAGGACTGGGGCTTCGACGGTCTCATCATGAGCGACTGGTTCGGCACCCATTCCAGCGAAGGCACGATCAATGCCGGGCTCGATCTGGAAATGCCCGGCCCTGCGCGCTTCATGGGGGAAAAGCTGGAGGCGGCGGTGGCGATGGGCGCGGTTGACGCCGCGCGCGTGGAAGACGCGGCAGCCCGCGTCGCATCGGTGGCGCGCCGGATCACCGGCAACAAGTCCCAGCCGGTGTCGCCGGATGCGGCGCAGGCTCTGCTTGTGGAGGCGGCGGCTGCCGGCTTTACGCTCCTGCGCAACGAAGGGGATATGCTGCCGCTCGCTCCGGGGGCGGTGAAGCGTCTGGCCGTGATCGGCCCCAATGCCTGGGCGCCGTGTTTTCAGGGCGGGACTTTCGCCAAGATCTCGATCTCGCCTGATGCGCCGACGCCGGTCGAGGTGCTGCGCGAGACGTATGGCGGCTGTTCGGAGATCCTGTTCGAGCCTGGCGTCGATCCGCAGCCGCGCCTGCCCAGCATGCGCGTTGTGCCGGCGCTGGATATCGGCGATGGTTCCACGCGCGGAATGACACTCGAATACTTTGGCGCGCCAGACTGTGCGGGTGAAGTGGTGTCGCGCGAGACACGCGATACGAATTCGCTGGTCTGGTTTGTCGGCGTGCACGATCAGGCCGATTTCGCGACGCCCGGTTCGGTGCGGGCAAGCGGGCGCTACAAGGCAACCCGCAGCGGAGTGCACAATCTGCACCTTGGCTCCACGGGCGCCGCGCGTATTCTTGTCGATGGCGAGGAAGTGATGCGCGCGGGTGGCGAAATCCCGGCAGGTGACGTCATGGGCGTGCTCAAGCGCGGTGATTCCGATGTCCTGGCCCTGGACCTGGCCGAGGGGCAGACGATCACGGTGACGGTCGAGTTCTCGTGGATCGGCGGGCGCGTGCAGGGGCTCTGGTACGGGCTGCGCGGTCCCGGCAGTGCGGAAGAGATGTTGCAGGCTGCTGTCGACGCCGCACGATCGGCCGATGCGGTATTCCTGATCGTGGGTGAAACATCCGACTCCAGCGTCGAAAGCAAGGACCGTGCGGACACTTTGCTGCCGGCCGAGCAACTGCGCCTGATCGACGCAGTGACGGCGGCCAATCCCCGTACCGCGGTGATCGTCAACGTCGGCCATGCCTTCGACTGCTCCTGGGAGCACCGGACGGCCGCGCTGCTCTCGGTCTGGTATCCGGGAGAAGGCTTCGCCCGGGCGCTCGCCGATGTGCTGTCGGGCGCTCGTGAGCCTGGCGGACGCCTGCCGGTAACGTTCGCGGCCAGCGAGGACGATTACCCCGCCTTCCGGCTGAAACCTGCCGCCGACGGGACGCTGGCCTATTCGGAAGGTACTCTGCTGGGCTATCGCGGACTTGTCGCCAAAGGAAAGGCGGCGCGGCATCCGATCGGTTCCGGCGCTGGTTACGCCTGCTTTGCCTGGTCCGATGCCCGGATCGAGGACAACGTGGTAACGCTTACCGTCGCGAACGTCTCGGACCGCGACGGCAGCGACGTCGTGCAGGTCTACCGCGATTCTCCCGAATGCGCGCTGGTGGGTTTCACCAAGGTAGCCCTGGCCGCCGGGGAAAGCCGCCGTGTATCGGTACCGCTGGAACCCCGCGCACTGCAACGCTGGGGCGTTGAGGGGTGGGAATACCTTGCCGGCCCCCTCGGCCTGCGGGTGGCGCGCCACAGCGAAGAGGCGGGCATGGCGCTTGACGCAGCTGCCCTGGATCTATCCCGGGAGCACGGCTGA
- a CDS encoding NADPH-dependent FMN reductase has protein sequence MTENSTAAPRRIVGLGGTFRQASSSERIVRAVLAECAAMGAETVMFDGPALAALPHFNPEQPERTAEELALVEAVRMADGIVIGSPGYHGGYSGLVKNAIDLLEDLRGDARVYFDGRPVGLVVTAAGWQACGTTLSALRDVVHAMRGWPTPVGVGVNSAEQRPFAPDGSLIDEAVARAVRAQAEQIMGFRVEALA, from the coding sequence ATGACCGAGAATTCGACCGCCGCGCCCCGGCGGATCGTCGGGCTGGGCGGAACCTTCCGTCAGGCCTCATCCAGCGAACGGATCGTGCGCGCCGTACTGGCAGAATGCGCCGCAATGGGCGCCGAAACCGTGATGTTCGACGGTCCCGCGCTCGCGGCGCTGCCGCATTTCAATCCGGAGCAGCCGGAGCGTACGGCGGAAGAACTGGCGCTTGTCGAAGCGGTTCGGATGGCGGACGGTATCGTCATCGGCAGCCCCGGCTATCACGGCGGCTATTCGGGGCTCGTCAAGAACGCCATCGACCTGCTGGAAGACTTGCGCGGCGATGCCCGTGTATATTTTGATGGACGACCTGTGGGGCTGGTTGTCACGGCGGCCGGATGGCAGGCCTGTGGAACCACGCTTTCGGCACTGCGCGACGTTGTCCATGCCATGCGCGGTTGGCCGACGCCGGTAGGTGTCGGGGTCAATTCGGCCGAGCAGAGGCCGTTTGCGCCCGACGGTTCGTTGATCGACGAAGCGGTTGCGCGTGCAGTGCGCGCCCAGGCTGAGCAGATCATGGGTTTCCGGGTGGAGGCCCTGGCATGA
- a CDS encoding LLM class flavin-dependent oxidoreductase, translating into MRFSVFLNARSLGPDQDRKLMKDLEAHAKLAADLDYDAIFLPDHHFNGYMPVASDSFIFAGYLAAQMPKMHFGFSVVSVPLHHPVRLAERINILDQLTDGKLLVGVGSGTTPEEMIGFAVDYKDAGRISDNNLALVEQLWAKQMEDPAVVIDNGPYKGRVLQRITPSPFTPGHARLMPVAMKEASSRRAAENGWPAFIPAFTPPTIGGTEPFTHVKKWFDIYKGFLLEAGHSEDVVKSALDWTTHTYQVVHVAESDDQAREELEVILRSYQDAIEREAEFNARAESDDANRKTDRTPNALTDDWIGTWCLYGSPETVLEHLTPYAELGIGNVLCGTTTGPLTEQRLAYGDQTLRLMAEKVMPAFKAAVPA; encoded by the coding sequence ATGCGTTTTTCCGTATTTCTGAATGCGCGTTCGCTCGGTCCGGATCAGGACCGGAAGCTGATGAAGGATCTGGAGGCCCATGCGAAGTTGGCCGCGGATCTCGATTACGACGCCATTTTCCTGCCGGATCACCACTTCAACGGGTACATGCCGGTGGCGAGCGACAGCTTCATCTTTGCCGGCTACCTTGCCGCGCAGATGCCCAAGATGCATTTCGGTTTTTCGGTCGTTTCGGTGCCGCTCCACCACCCGGTGCGGCTTGCCGAGCGAATTAATATTCTCGACCAATTGACCGACGGGAAGCTGCTGGTCGGCGTCGGTTCAGGCACGACGCCGGAAGAAATGATCGGTTTCGCGGTCGACTACAAGGATGCCGGCCGCATCTCTGACAACAACCTGGCGCTGGTCGAACAGCTCTGGGCCAAGCAGATGGAAGATCCTGCCGTCGTCATCGACAACGGCCCCTACAAGGGGCGTGTTCTCCAGCGGATCACGCCGTCGCCGTTCACGCCGGGCCATGCGCGGCTGATGCCGGTAGCGATGAAGGAAGCCAGTTCGCGCCGCGCGGCCGAAAACGGCTGGCCGGCGTTCATTCCCGCCTTCACTCCGCCAACGATCGGCGGGACCGAGCCGTTCACCCACGTCAAGAAGTGGTTTGACATCTACAAGGGTTTCCTGCTGGAAGCCGGGCACAGCGAGGACGTGGTGAAATCCGCGCTCGACTGGACGACGCACACCTATCAGGTCGTCCACGTGGCTGAAAGCGACGATCAGGCGCGTGAGGAACTGGAAGTGATCCTGCGCAGCTATCAGGATGCCATCGAGCGTGAAGCCGAATTCAACGCGCGCGCCGAAAGCGACGATGCCAACAGGAAGACCGACAGGACGCCCAATGCCCTGACCGACGACTGGATCGGTACCTGGTGCCTGTATGGTTCGCCGGAGACGGTGCTGGAGCACCTCACGCCTTATGCTGAACTCGGTATCGGTAACGTGCTGTGCGGCACCACCACCGGGCCGCTGACCGAGCAGCGGCTGGCCTACGGCGATCAGACGCTGCGGCTGATGGCGGAAAAGGTGATGCCGGCGTTCAAGGCCGCGGTCCCGGCCTGA
- a CDS encoding TetR/AcrR family transcriptional regulator: MSTRPKPKTAKKELAVDTVSRTPQQGRSKASLERMVSAAEKLMLERGSEEFTLQEVSQTGNVSIGSIYLRFESKENLVRAVIGNHLQRMEERENAMMERVREQSSSLATVVPAFVENYAELLREEAPLLRQSMARAAFDPLVAGPGRESANRAAALGINAMLEYRDQFGGSDQERKANAAYQIIFATLARQLSLGSTGESVHPQDWKELKIELGRMCLAYLTTNL, encoded by the coding sequence ATGTCAACACGCCCAAAACCCAAGACCGCCAAAAAAGAACTGGCGGTCGACACCGTCAGCCGCACACCGCAGCAAGGACGCAGCAAGGCCTCGCTCGAACGCATGGTTTCCGCTGCGGAAAAGCTGATGCTTGAGCGTGGCAGCGAGGAATTCACCCTCCAGGAGGTAAGCCAGACCGGCAATGTCTCGATCGGCTCGATCTACCTGCGGTTCGAAAGCAAGGAGAACCTTGTCCGCGCGGTCATCGGCAACCACTTGCAGCGCATGGAAGAGCGTGAAAACGCGATGATGGAGCGCGTGCGCGAGCAATCATCTTCACTGGCGACGGTCGTGCCTGCATTCGTTGAAAACTATGCCGAACTGCTGCGTGAAGAGGCCCCGCTGCTGCGCCAGAGCATGGCCCGCGCCGCCTTCGACCCCCTGGTTGCCGGACCTGGCAGGGAGAGCGCCAATCGTGCCGCTGCGCTGGGCATCAACGCGATGCTGGAATATCGTGACCAGTTCGGAGGCTCCGATCAGGAGCGCAAGGCCAACGCCGCATACCAGATCATCTTCGCCACCCTTGCCCGGCAGTTGAGCCTCGGTTCAACCGGCGAATCGGTTCATCCTCAGGACTGGAAGGAACTCAAGATAGAGCTCGGCCGAATGTGCCTGGCCTACCTCACCACAAATCTTTGA
- a CDS encoding chemotaxis response regulator protein-glutamate methylesterase, translating to MPLGQKIRVLVIDDSASVRQTMTAILQEDPEIEVIGAAPDPFSAARRIQEEVPDVITLDVEMPRMDGITFLRKLMAQCPVPVVMCSSLTEEGSETLLQAMEAGAVDVILKPRIGVADHLAEHHLQIRDVVKGASRARVRGRPAQRDGGREAQPDGPAKKLTADAVLPPPSGRAMSRTTEMVVCLGASTGGTEALREVLEALPANAPGVVVVQHMPENFTRAFARRLDGLCEVGVKEAADGDPVLRGHVLIAPGGKHLMLERQGARYHVSVRDGPLVSRHRPSVDVLFRSAARSAGSNAVGVIMTGMGDDGARGLLEMKQAGARTFAQDEATSIVFGMPKEAIARGAADRVIPLGAIAREVMTATAR from the coding sequence ATGCCGCTGGGCCAGAAGATCCGCGTGCTCGTCATCGACGATTCCGCCAGCGTGCGCCAGACGATGACGGCGATCCTCCAGGAAGACCCCGAGATCGAGGTGATCGGCGCGGCGCCCGATCCTTTCAGCGCCGCGCGCCGGATCCAGGAGGAAGTGCCCGACGTCATCACCCTCGACGTCGAGATGCCGCGCATGGACGGCATCACGTTCTTGCGCAAGCTGATGGCGCAGTGCCCGGTGCCGGTGGTGATGTGTTCCTCGCTCACCGAAGAGGGCTCGGAAACGCTGCTGCAGGCGATGGAGGCGGGCGCGGTCGATGTTATCCTCAAGCCGCGCATCGGTGTGGCCGACCATCTCGCCGAGCATCATCTCCAGATCCGCGATGTCGTGAAAGGCGCCTCGCGGGCCCGCGTGCGCGGCCGCCCCGCTCAACGTGACGGCGGGCGCGAGGCGCAGCCGGACGGGCCGGCGAAGAAGCTCACAGCCGATGCCGTGCTGCCACCGCCGAGCGGGCGGGCGATGAGCCGAACCACCGAAATGGTGGTCTGTCTCGGCGCGTCCACCGGCGGTACCGAGGCGCTGCGGGAGGTTCTGGAGGCGCTACCCGCCAATGCCCCGGGCGTAGTTGTCGTGCAGCATATGCCCGAGAATTTCACGCGGGCCTTTGCGAGGCGCCTCGATGGGCTATGCGAAGTCGGCGTCAAGGAGGCTGCCGACGGCGATCCGGTGCTGCGCGGCCACGTGCTGATCGCGCCGGGCGGCAAGCACCTGATGCTGGAACGGCAGGGCGCGCGGTATCATGTTTCGGTCCGCGACGGGCCGCTGGTTTCGCGGCACCGGCCTTCGGTCGACGTGCTGTTCCGCTCGGCGGCGCGCTCGGCCGGGTCCAACGCGGTGGGCGTCATCATGACCGGCATGGGTGACGACGGCGCGCGCGGCCTGCTCGAAATGAAGCAGGCGGGGGCGCGCACCTTTGCGCAGGACGAGGCGACATCGATCGTTTTTGGCATGCCCAAGGAAGCCATCGCCCGCGGCGCTGCCGACCGGGTTATCCCGCTCGGCGCCATCGCCCGCGAAGTCATGACGGCGACCGCGCGATGA
- a CDS encoding protein-glutamate O-methyltransferase CheR: MSSRNFARLAAYIYEYSGIKMPESKQTMLEGRLRRRQRAAGAATLDAYCDYLFAQDNLAEEGSALINAVTTNKTDFFREPGHFEYLSAVILPELAARGVRTIRAWSAACSTGPEPYTMAMVLDDHAESHGGPAYGILATDLDTDVLETARSGIYPRELVEPVPEHLRRRYIMTSRDPVRRDVRMVPQLRSAIGFARLNLMEPHYPVGEPMHLVFCRNVLIYFDKPTQRQVVSRLVDCLKPGGYLFLGHSESITGHGLPLTQVANTVFRKA, encoded by the coding sequence TTGAGTTCGCGCAACTTCGCGCGGCTGGCGGCCTATATCTACGAATATTCGGGCATCAAGATGCCCGAAAGCAAGCAGACGATGCTGGAAGGGCGGCTGCGGCGGCGCCAGCGCGCGGCTGGTGCCGCGACGCTCGACGCTTATTGCGACTACCTGTTCGCGCAGGACAATCTGGCCGAAGAAGGCTCGGCACTGATCAACGCGGTGACCACCAACAAGACCGACTTCTTCCGTGAACCGGGCCATTTCGAATATCTGAGCGCGGTGATCCTGCCCGAACTCGCCGCGCGCGGGGTCAGGACCATCCGTGCGTGGAGCGCAGCCTGCTCGACCGGGCCGGAGCCCTATACCATGGCCATGGTGCTCGACGACCACGCCGAAAGCCATGGCGGTCCGGCCTACGGCATCCTCGCCACCGATCTCGATACCGACGTGCTGGAAACCGCGCGCAGCGGAATCTATCCGCGTGAACTGGTCGAGCCCGTGCCCGAGCACTTGCGCCGCCGCTACATCATGACCTCGCGCGATCCGGTGCGGCGCGATGTGCGCATGGTGCCGCAGCTGCGCAGCGCGATCGGTTTTGCGCGCCTCAACCTCATGGAGCCCCATTACCCGGTGGGCGAGCCGATGCATCTGGTGTTCTGCCGCAATGTCCTCATCTATTTCGACAAACCGACCCAGCGCCAGGTCGTCTCGCGCCTCGTCGATTGCCTGAAGCCGGGCGGATACTTGTTCCTGGGGCATTCGGAATCGATCACCGGCCACGGATTGCCGCTGACCCAGGTCGCCAATACCGTGTTCCGGAAGGCCTGA
- a CDS encoding chemotaxis protein CheW, with amino-acid sequence MNDTQEIQAVTFGLGAEVFAVPVTLVREILDYRETFRIPGGPDYLLGLTDMRGEGVTTIDLRLRLGLSPVAPTPATRILVIDIPLEDRVLVLGLVVDRVIEVTSFRADQIGGAPDVGVRWSSDYIGGVVKRDEGFTVLVDMARIFSSQEVAQLSSCAAAAA; translated from the coding sequence ATGAACGACACGCAGGAAATCCAGGCCGTGACGTTCGGCCTGGGGGCGGAAGTCTTCGCGGTGCCGGTCACGCTGGTGCGCGAGATACTCGACTACCGCGAGACCTTCCGCATCCCGGGCGGCCCGGATTACCTGCTCGGGCTCACCGACATGCGCGGCGAAGGGGTGACCACCATCGACTTGCGGCTGCGCCTCGGCCTGTCGCCGGTCGCGCCGACGCCGGCCACCCGTATCCTGGTGATCGACATTCCGCTTGAGGACCGCGTGCTGGTGCTCGGGCTGGTGGTCGACCGGGTGATCGAGGTCACCAGCTTCCGCGCCGACCAGATCGGCGGGGCCCCCGATGTCGGTGTGCGCTGGTCGTCGGACTACATCGGCGGCGTGGTGAAGCGCGACGAAGGCTTCACCGTGCTGGTCGACATGGCGCGGATCTTTTCCTCGCAGGAGGTGGCGCAGCTGTCCTCCTGCGCTGCCGCGGCGGCCTGA
- a CDS encoding methyl-accepting chemotaxis protein gives MKLAVTFGIILILLAVLVGVSVSRLSTLNTAITDLIAGPAARLERAQQVQVAFGTAARNERSMTMTNDPVQVKEFDEKVVRALTELDRLNEEGEADAPPASVQAWREMRSALDSFKPVDTRIRDLARANSNEEAARLALGPARVVLDKVNKQADLLVERARADMKQVDQDTNALYASARATLLTVAAIAILGALAGGVWISLIVSRGLARVATVIDAVAIGDLDKDVEVTSNDEIKDLVDTVNRMTANLRVSAGLADKIADGDLTVSHKPLSDEDTLGHALVRMIDRLRGVVGDASVAANNVASGSQELSSTSEQVSQGATEQAAAAEQASASMEEMSANIKQNAENAAQTEKIARQSAQDAEASGIAVDRAVGAMRTIAEKIGIVQEIARQTDLLALNAAVEAARAGEHGRGFAVVASEVRKLAERSQGAAAEISAVSANTVDAATEAGEMLSKLVPDIRRTAELISEISAACREQDIGAGQINQAIQQLDQVTQQNASASEQISSTSEELAAQAEELQASMAYFRVDDVAIKASGRPAVAARGGAPARKPAVKGAIKASVSTGAKRPAPVNGHARSNGFALDLAMGGADDRDDAFGMHNA, from the coding sequence ATGAAGCTTGCCGTCACCTTCGGCATCATCCTCATCCTGCTGGCGGTGCTCGTCGGCGTCAGTGTCTCGCGTCTCAGCACGCTCAATACCGCGATCACCGACCTGATCGCGGGCCCCGCGGCCCGGCTCGAGCGCGCGCAGCAGGTTCAGGTGGCATTCGGCACGGCAGCGCGCAACGAACGCAGCATGACGATGACCAACGATCCGGTCCAGGTTAAGGAATTCGACGAAAAGGTCGTGCGTGCCCTGACCGAACTCGACCGCCTTAACGAAGAAGGCGAGGCGGATGCCCCTCCTGCGTCCGTGCAGGCCTGGCGTGAGATGCGCTCCGCGCTCGACAGTTTCAAGCCGGTCGATACGCGCATTCGCGATCTTGCGCGGGCGAATAGCAACGAGGAAGCAGCAAGGCTTGCCCTCGGCCCGGCACGGGTCGTGCTCGACAAGGTGAACAAGCAGGCTGACCTCCTGGTCGAGCGTGCCCGCGCCGACATGAAGCAGGTCGATCAGGACACCAACGCGCTTTATGCCTCCGCCCGCGCGACGCTGCTGACCGTGGCCGCGATCGCCATTCTCGGCGCGCTGGCAGGTGGTGTCTGGATCTCGCTGATCGTTTCGCGCGGCCTTGCCCGTGTCGCCACGGTGATCGACGCGGTGGCCATCGGTGATCTCGACAAGGACGTCGAAGTAACCTCGAACGACGAGATCAAGGATCTGGTCGATACCGTCAATCGCATGACCGCCAACTTGCGCGTGAGCGCCGGTCTGGCCGACAAGATCGCCGACGGCGACCTCACCGTCAGCCACAAGCCGCTGTCCGATGAAGACACGCTGGGCCATGCACTGGTGCGCATGATCGACCGCCTGCGCGGCGTCGTCGGCGATGCCAGCGTGGCCGCCAACAATGTCGCCAGCGGCAGCCAGGAACTGTCCTCGACGTCCGAACAGGTCTCGCAGGGCGCCACCGAACAGGCCGCGGCCGCCGAGCAGGCCTCGGCCTCGATGGAAGAGATGTCGGCCAACATCAAGCAGAACGCCGAGAACGCCGCGCAGACCGAGAAGATCGCGCGCCAGTCGGCGCAGGACGCCGAAGCCAGCGGCATCGCGGTCGACCGCGCGGTTGGCGCGATGCGCACGATCGCCGAGAAGATCGGCATCGTCCAGGAAATCGCCCGCCAGACCGACCTCTTGGCCCTCAACGCCGCCGTCGAGGCTGCGCGCGCGGGCGAACATGGCCGCGGTTTCGCGGTGGTCGCCTCGGAAGTGCGCAAGCTCGCCGAGCGTAGCCAGGGTGCCGCTGCGGAAATCAGCGCGGTTTCGGCCAATACCGTCGATGCGGCGACCGAGGCGGGCGAGATGCTTTCCAAACTGGTGCCCGACATCCGCCGGACTGCCGAACTGATCTCGGAAATCAGTGCCGCCTGCCGTGAGCAGGACATCGGTGCCGGTCAGATCAACCAGGCGATCCAACAGCTTGACCAGGTGACCCAGCAGAACGCCAGCGCTTCCGAACAGATCTCGTCGACCTCCGAGGAACTGGCCGCGCAGGCCGAGGAACTGCAAGCCAGCATGGCCTACTTCCGGGTCGATGATGTCGCGATCAAGGCTTCCGGCCGCCCGGCTGTCGCGGCGCGCGGCGGTGCCCCGGCTCGCAAGCCGGCGGTCAAGGGCGCGATCAAGGCTTCCGTAAGCACGGGCGCCAAGCGTCCGGCTCCGGTCAATGGCCATGCCCGCTCCAACGGTTTTGCACTCGATCTCGCGATGGGCGGGGCCGATGACCGCGACGACGCTTTCGGGATGCACAACGCATGA
- a CDS encoding methyl-accepting chemotaxis protein, protein MRATIKLKLGGTFVLLLILMTATIVVGISRLTTLNDAIGELVAGPAKQLDRARAVDGGISMMIRAEKNLTLVDDAAARRDLEGQIVTWREKVEQEVLDGGNNASPESKAAWAQLREQWDAFKPVNAQVAELSKSDKAAAVALTLGESRERAKVASKTVEALIQAEQQAMARADDDTEVTYGAARSLMIAIGVAAFALTAMAAGYLALLISRGLNAAGDAMRQVSEGDLTRTVEVRSNDEIGDLLGHVNMMIERLRGVVGDATVAAENVSNGSQELSANSEQVSQGATEQAAAAEQASASMEEMAANIKQNADNAAQTEKIARQSSRDAEASGVAVNRAVGAMRTIAEKIGIVQEIARQTDLLALNAAVEAARAGEHGRGFAVVASEVRKLAERSQQAAAEISSVSGETVEAAAEAGEMLTKLVPDIRRTAELVSEISSACREQDIGAAQINEAIQQLDQVTQQNAGASEQISTTSEELAAQAEELQASIAYFQVSGQGGRTTTRPQGQPRAGFQPVRPTGGIVRKPASSRPARALSVSDQQARARGFALDLSTGGPDSEDEAFSSHAA, encoded by the coding sequence ATGCGCGCAACCATCAAGCTGAAGCTCGGGGGGACCTTCGTGCTCCTCCTGATCCTCATGACCGCCACCATCGTTGTCGGGATTTCCCGCCTGACCACGCTCAACGATGCCATCGGCGAGCTTGTCGCCGGACCAGCCAAGCAGCTCGACCGGGCGCGGGCCGTCGATGGCGGCATCAGCATGATGATCCGCGCCGAGAAGAACTTGACCTTGGTCGACGACGCTGCGGCGCGCCGCGACCTCGAAGGGCAGATCGTCACCTGGCGCGAGAAGGTTGAGCAAGAAGTCCTGGATGGCGGAAACAACGCCTCGCCCGAAAGCAAGGCTGCCTGGGCGCAGCTGCGCGAACAGTGGGACGCCTTCAAGCCGGTCAATGCCCAGGTTGCCGAACTCAGCAAGTCCGACAAGGCCGCCGCCGTCGCCCTTACCCTGGGCGAATCGCGCGAGCGCGCCAAGGTGGCGAGCAAGACGGTGGAAGCGCTGATCCAGGCCGAACAGCAGGCCATGGCCCGGGCGGATGACGATACCGAAGTCACATACGGCGCGGCGCGCTCGCTGATGATCGCGATCGGCGTGGCGGCCTTTGCGCTGACGGCGATGGCAGCCGGCTATCTGGCGTTGTTGATCTCGCGCGGGCTGAACGCTGCCGGCGATGCCATGCGCCAGGTTTCCGAAGGGGATCTGACGCGCACGGTCGAGGTCCGCTCGAACGATGAGATCGGCGATCTGCTGGGCCATGTGAACATGATGATCGAGCGGCTGCGCGGCGTTGTCGGCGATGCCACGGTGGCGGCTGAGAACGTCTCGAACGGTAGTCAGGAGCTGTCGGCCAATTCCGAACAGGTCTCGCAAGGGGCCACGGAACAGGCCGCTGCTGCCGAACAGGCCTCGGCCTCGATGGAAGAGATGGCCGCCAACATCAAGCAGAACGCCGACAACGCGGCGCAGACCGAGAAGATCGCGCGCCAGTCGTCCAGGGATGCAGAAGCCAGCGGGGTTGCCGTCAACCGCGCGGTCGGCGCCATGCGCACGATTGCCGAGAAGATCGGCATCGTCCAGGAAATCGCCCGCCAGACCGACCTCCTGGCACTCAACGCCGCCGTCGAGGCCGCGCGCGCCGGTGAACATGGCCGTGGTTTCGCGGTGGTCGCCTCGGAAGTGCGCAAGCTGGCCGAGCGCAGCCAGCAGGCCGCCGCAGAAATCAGCTCGGTGTCGGGCGAGACGGTCGAGGCCGCCGCCGAGGCGGGCGAGATGCTCACCAAGCTGGTCCCGGACATCCGCCGCACCGCCGAGTTGGTGTCCGAGATCAGTTCCGCCTGCCGCGAACAGGACATCGGTGCCGCGCAGATCAACGAGGCGATCCAGCAGCTCGACCAGGTGACCCAGCAGAACGCCGGGGCCTCCGAGCAGATCTCGACGACCTCGGAAGAGCTTGCCGCCCAGGCGGAAGAGCTGCAGGCCTCGATCGCCTATTTCCAGGTTTCCGGGCAGGGAGGGCGTACCACTACCCGTCCGCAGGGCCAGCCCAGGGCCGGGTTCCAGCCGGTCCGCCCGACCGGGGGCATCGTTCGCAAGCCGGCGTCCTCCCGCCCCGCCCGTGCGCTGTCGGTTTCCGACCAGCAGGCCCGCGCCCGAGGTTTTGCCCTCGATCTCTCGACCGGTGGTCCGGACAGCGAGGACGAGGCCTTCAGCAGCCACGCGGCCTGA